The Microcystis panniformis FACHB-1757 region AGATTATTAAGCCTAACTCTAAATTTCAATATGAAGCTTTTAGAAAAATGTTGATGATGGTTATTGGTTTAGCAACATTAGAAAAAATTGAAAAAAAGTTAGAAAAAACTGGTAAAATTAGTGCTTTAAAAGGTGATCTGGGTAATCTAAAGAGAAGTCGCAATCGAGCGGCTCATACTCATACTAAAGGTACTTTGAGAACCTATGACGCTCCTTCTAAAACTAAACATGATTTTGATAGAATATATGCTTTGTTAACAGAGTTAGATGCAGAATTGCAACGTCATAAATGTTGACTTATTTCTCGTACAATCGCTTTTAGCGCACCTTCGACAAAGACAATCAGTAAAAATTAAGCTTCCTAACCGGTGAAAATTAACTACAAGCGATCGAAAAACTGGGAAAATATTCAATTGATTCAATGTCATCTTTTTTAACTATCCTGCCCATGAATAATCAGGTCATCCGTACTCATAAAGCTCCAGCCCCTGTGGGTCCCTATAATCAAGCGATCGCCGCTACTGGTCCTTTTCTCTTTGTTGCGGGACAAATTCCCCTAGATCCCGTCACGGGTGAAATCGTCTCCGGGGAAATTAGCGCCCAAACCGAACAAGTTATGGCCAATCTAGAGGGCATTTTAACCGCTGCCGGGGCTAATTGGTCAAATGTGGTGAAAACTACCGTCTTTCTCTCGGATTTAGCCAATTTCGGGGCGATGAATCAAGTTTATGCCCGTTATTTCCCCCCGGAAACTGCCCCGGCCCGGGCCTGTGTGGAGGTGGCCCGTCTTCCCAAAGATGTGCTAGTGGAAATAGAATGTATTGCCGCTTTAGCCTAAAAATTAAGGTGGGCATTGCCCACCCTAACCTAATCTCTCTCTAGACCACCAAAGCTTCTAGAATCGTCTTATTGTAGATAATTCGCCCTACTGTAGTACGCACATACTGAGCAATTATCTGACCATCCTTCTCGCGGGTTTTGCGTTCCCGATAATATTTCCAGATGCTGCCATCGGGGAGAGTTTCCGTTTCCAGGACTTCCTCATCGGGTTTATTGGTTTTCACCTTTTCTCCCACCGGTAAACGCAACCACACGGAAGCGTGCAGATCTACCAATCCCTGATCAAAAGCGCGAATAGCGTCATCCATGCTGGCGAAATAACGACCTCCACCCTTTTGGGCCTTGGGATTTTCGGCCGTGAGATAATAACAACCCAAAACCATATCCTGAGAAGGGGCAACAATCGGGCGACCGGTCGCCGGTGAGAGAATATTATGACAGGCCAACATCAACAAGCGCGCTTCCGATTGTGCCTCCAGGGAGAGGGGAATATGTACGGCCATTTGGTCCCCGTCAAAGTCAGCGTTAAAAGCGGGACAGACGAGGGGATGTAACTGAATCGCCCGGCCCTCCACCAGTATCGGTTCAAACGCTTGAATGCCCAAACGGTGCAGGGTAGGGGCGCGGTTTAACATCACCGGGTGTCCCGTGATTACTTCATCCAAGACGTGCCAAACATTGGCATCCCCCCGTTGGATCATTTTCTTGGCTGCCTTGATATTATTGACGATGCCTAATTTAATTAAACGATGGATAACGAAGGGTTGGAACAATTCGATCGCCATTTCCCGGGGTAAACCGCATTGATAGATCTTCAATTTCGGACCAACAACGATAACCGAACGTCCCGAATAGTCCACCCGTTTACCGAGGAGATTTTGACGGAAACGCCCCTGTTTACCCTCGATAATATCCGATAAAGACTTCAGGGCGCGATTATTGGCCCCCACCACCGTGCGACCGCGACGACCGTTATCAATTAAAGCATCGACGGCCTCCTGTAACATCCGTTTTTCATTGCGGACGATAATTTCGGGGGCGAGAATTTCTTGCAGACGGGATAAACGGTTATTGCGGTTAATCACCCGACGGTAGAGATCGTTCAGGTCAGAGGTGGCAAAACGGCCGCCGTCCAACTGCACCATCGGGCGTAAATCGGGGGGAATCACGGGAATTACGCTTAAAACCATCCATTCTGCCTGAGAACCCGTGGCGACAAAGTTATCGATTACCCGGAGACGTTTAATTAATTTTGCCCGTTTTTGCCCCTTACTTTCGACAATTTCCGTCCGCAGTCTTTCCGCTTCTTCTTCCAGGTTAATTTCCTGTAAGAGTCTTTGGATAGCCTCGGCCCCGATACCCACTTCAATACCGACTAATTCCGAATCCTCCGCGTAGATTTCCTCTTCGATCTCTAACCATTGATCTTCGCTGAGGAGTTGTTTATAACTAAGATTGCCGGCATTACCCGGATCGAGAACCACATAGGCATTAAAATAGACGATTTGCTCCACGTCCCGCAGGGGCATATCGAGCAGGATACTGAGATAGCTGGGAATACCTTTGAGATACCAAACGTGGGTGACGGGGGCAGCTAATTTGATAAAACCCATGCGATGACGACGTACCCGCGACTCGGTGACTTCCACTCCGCAACGTTCACAGACAATTCCCCGGTGACGGACGCGTTTGTATTTACCGCACCAACATTCCCAGTCCTTCGAGGGTCCAAAAATTTTCTCGCAGAATAACCCATCCATTTCCGGTTTGAGAGTCCGATAGTTGATCGTTTCTGGTTTGGTTACTTCTCCGACGACTTGACCGTTAGGCAGGTTTCTTTCTCCCCATTGCCGAATTCTTTCGGGGGACGCTAAACCGATTTTGACGTAATCAAATCTTTGATCTGTTGGAGTCTTCATTCTGAATTTTTTACTATGGGTAATGATTCTGGGATAAGCGATCGCTCGCGCGTTCTCGATGCCCCGATGACAACTATTAGGCAGAAACGACAGTTAACTCAGTCACTTTTTCTTGGGGTCAAACTGGCCCGATCGAGTCCGGGACATTACATTATACAATTTTTCTAGTTCGATCGACCATTAAGTGATATTTTCCCAGATGATGATGCTACCGTCGGCCGCAGCCGCTGCTAGGTGACAATAATCGGGGCTGAGAACTAAACTGGAGATCGGCGATGATCGCCCATTGTCGCTGCTAAGAGTTGCGATCGCCTGTTGAGAATTGGCTAACCAGATTTTAATCTCTCCGTCGGTTCCCCCGGTAAATAACCATTGACCCTCCTCTGCAAATACCAAGCTTGTCACCTGACCATTATGGGCATTAATCACCCGAATTGGCGCAAAATGACCGCTTTTCTCTGGGTCGTATTGCCAGATTTTCACCGTCCCATCCACACAACCGGCGGCAATAATCTGACTATCGGCAGCGATCGCCAGACTCTGCACCGAAGAAACGTTACCAGATAGGACGGCGATTTTTGCTCCCGATCCCAATTGCCAGAGGGTGACAGTGCCATCACCTCCAGCTGCGGCGATAAAATCTTGATTAGGAGCCACTGCTAGGGCATAAATTGCCCCTAGACTGTCATAGGAGCTAAATGCTTCGTTTTCCTGCTCTAAATTCCACTGTTTTAGGGTTTGATCGTAACTACCGCTAACCAAAAAATGCCAACGGGGGGCAAAATCCAGGCCGTGAATCGAACCGAGATGACCGAGGAAAATTTGATTTAATTCCAGACTACTGCCATCGCCGGCTAACGTCCATAATTTAACGGTTTGATCGAATCCTCCCGTCGCTAGATGATAATCGCCATTTCCGGTCACTGCTAGGGCTAAAATGCCCTGATCGTGAGCTTCTACCGTATTAATCAGGGTTCCTGTGGCAAA contains the following coding sequences:
- a CDS encoding RidA family protein is translated as MSSFLTILPMNNQVIRTHKAPAPVGPYNQAIAATGPFLFVAGQIPLDPVTGEIVSGEISAQTEQVMANLEGILTAAGANWSNVVKTTVFLSDLANFGAMNQVYARYFPPETAPARACVEVARLPKDVLVEIECIAALA
- a CDS encoding DNA-directed RNA polymerase subunit gamma, which codes for MKTPTDQRFDYVKIGLASPERIRQWGERNLPNGQVVGEVTKPETINYRTLKPEMDGLFCEKIFGPSKDWECWCGKYKRVRHRGIVCERCGVEVTESRVRRHRMGFIKLAAPVTHVWYLKGIPSYLSILLDMPLRDVEQIVYFNAYVVLDPGNAGNLSYKQLLSEDQWLEIEEEIYAEDSELVGIEVGIGAEAIQRLLQEINLEEEAERLRTEIVESKGQKRAKLIKRLRVIDNFVATGSQAEWMVLSVIPVIPPDLRPMVQLDGGRFATSDLNDLYRRVINRNNRLSRLQEILAPEIIVRNEKRMLQEAVDALIDNGRRGRTVVGANNRALKSLSDIIEGKQGRFRQNLLGKRVDYSGRSVIVVGPKLKIYQCGLPREMAIELFQPFVIHRLIKLGIVNNIKAAKKMIQRGDANVWHVLDEVITGHPVMLNRAPTLHRLGIQAFEPILVEGRAIQLHPLVCPAFNADFDGDQMAVHIPLSLEAQSEARLLMLACHNILSPATGRPIVAPSQDMVLGCYYLTAENPKAQKGGGRYFASMDDAIRAFDQGLVDLHASVWLRLPVGEKVKTNKPDEEVLETETLPDGSIWKYYRERKTREKDGQIIAQYVRTTVGRIIYNKTILEALVV
- a CDS encoding HEPN domain-containing protein; translation: MITKSYLFKTLNRLDKLYNDSTTDDQKIFYSKLALIELCGWIEETMDDIVLRCAKRCLKSEANQKFIKDEIIKPNSKFQYEAFRKMLMMVIGLATLEKIEKKLEKTGKISALKGDLGNLKRSRNRAAHTHTKGTLRTYDAPSKTKHDFDRIYALLTELDAELQRHKC